The genomic stretch GCTGGAGGCCATCGAGCCGCTGCTGGAGGAATTTCCGCGGTCGGCCCGCCTGCTCGCCACACTGGGGGTCGTGCTCTCGAACAACGAGGAGCTCGAGGACGCCCGTGATGCGCTCGAAGAAGCGCTCGATCTGGTGCCCGAGGACGAGGTCGCGCTCGCCAACCTGGCGCTCGTGTACGAGAAGATGCGGGACTACGAGCACGCATTGGAACTGTATGATCGGGCGCTGGAACTTGGCGCGGACATGGACTGGATCATGCAGCGACGTGCGGTCGCGCTTACCGAGATGTGCCGTTACAAGGAAGCCAAATCCACGCTGAAGCGTTATCTGTCCCTGGTACCGGACGACGCCGCCCAGTGGATTGCACTCGGCATTCTGCATAGCGACGACGAGGAGTACGAGGACGCCTTCTCTTGTTATCAGCGGGCCGAGGCGCTCGACGCCGATTCTCCGACCTTGCGCCTCAACTGGGGTGTCACCGCTGTGAAGGCCGGCAATCTGCGGCTTGCCCGCCAGCAGTTGCGCCTGCTGCAGCATCTGGAGCCCGAGACGACCCGGCCGTGGCTCTTGCGCGCGTTCATACTCGAGGAAGATGGCCAGCGGACGGCCGCCCGGGTGATCTATGAGCGGATCCTGACACGTGCGCGGTTCAAGGATCACGGCGAGTTGAGCTACGCCTTCGAGATGGCGATGGATTTCTTCGCGCGCCATCGAATGCTACCGCGGTGCGAGCGGCTGCTCACCCAGGCGTACGAACACAATGCCTGCTCGGTCGAGTTGTGTGATGCCTATCGCGAGGCCACCGGTGAGCATGTGCAAAACGGCTACTGGTTCAGTCTCATGATCGAGGCGGACTATCGTCCAGGGTTGTCCGAAGTGCGGGAGCGCGGCCAGCACACACCGCGCTACACGCGCTTCGTGCGGGCGTACCAGGTGGTGGCCCGCAACCACGATGAGGCCGTCGGCCTGGTGATGGACTTCGCCCGGCGCATGGGCGAGCGAAATCCCGTGCTTCGTGAGTTCGTCGGGACAGAAAAGCTGGAGGAGGGTTTCACGGGTATCTACGAGGTCGAGGCGGACAGCTACGTGTTCGCGGACGAAAGCTCGTAGCCGATCGCTATAATCGGGCACGTGTGCGTATTCTGAGGGTGTAGCTCAGTCGGTAGAGCAACGGCCTTTTAAGCCGTGGGTCGTGGGTTCGAGCCCCACCGCCCTCAGTTCCCCACCCCTACCCAGCGGTGCGCAAGCGTTGCTATTTGCAGTGCTTGCGACCGTTGCGGGCGGTGCATAGAACCTATCCCAAAACCTCTTTGAGCAGCAGCATTGTGCAGCCCAGATGAAGGAAGCCCTGGAACAACGTAGTCGACTTCTCCCAGCGAATGCACAGCCGTCGGAAGTGTTGAATCCAGGCGATCGTGCGTTCGACGGTCCAGCGGCGCTTGTAGCGGCGCAGGGGGCGGCCGTCCTGGGTATAGTTCTCCAGTTTGCGATTCGAGCGGTGCGGCGCAATAAGCTCGATGCCCTACTCCGCCAGTTGCTCGTCCAGCTCATCGCTGTCGTACGCCTTGTCGCCGATCAGGCGCGGCGGCGTCTCGGCGGTCAGCATGAAGTCAAAGAGCCGTTGCACGAGCTGGCTCTCGTGCGGGCCGGCGGAGGCGGTATCGATCGCCACGGGCAGGCCGCGGGCGTCCACGAGAACCATGATTTTCACGCCTTTTCCCACCTTCGTGGCCCCGATGCCGTCGCCGCCGCCGCGGGCCTTGGAGAAGGTCGCGTCGATGTAGCACTCGTACAGTCGGTAGCCGCCGCGCTGCTCCACCAGCCGCCCGGCGCTGCGCATGATCTCCTCGAACACGCCGGCGTGCGTCCAGATCTGGAACCAGCGGTGGACCGTGCTCTTGGCCCCGAATCGCCGCGGCAGGTCCTTCCACTTCGCCCCGTTGTCCAGAATCCAGAAGATGCCTTGCAGGACCTTGTACTTGTCCGCCGCGGGCCGGCCGCCCTTGGGACTGGCCTCATGATCGGGAATCCGTTCCGCCAACCATCGCAGGTGTTCATCCGTGAGCTTGATCATGCTCCAGTATACGGAGTACACAGGTGTCCGGTTATGGGATAGGTTCTAGACAGTCCAACCTTTAGTGGCCGGGGTAATATTTAGTCGAGCGCGCGTCCGACTCGCTCGTCTCCCTCCGGATTCGCAGCCAATTCACATCGTCCGCCGCGTACTCATCGATGCTGAGGTCGCCGGTAGGCGCACCCGCCTCCAGTCGCGACCATGCGTTCCACAAATAGACATTCACGTGAGTAAGATCGACCCGCGACTCAAAAGGCTTTTCCAACGTTAGGATCGACACCGGCTTACCGCTGACCACCGAGATAAGCCGTCCGTCCCGAGCCTCATATGCATGGGGTGAGTGGGGAAAATGCAACTGTATTGCGCTTAGTACAGATTCATCGTGTAGAAACTCACCATACGGTAGGATGATGGCGATGTAACCATAGCGATCGCGCGGCGCCACCTGTGTTGGGTTGGGCTCCCGCACTGCAAAATCCCAGATCGACGACGGTGTCAGGCCTGTGCACTTGATGTACACAAGCGCACCAT from Phycisphaerales bacterium encodes the following:
- a CDS encoding IS5 family transposase; this translates as MIKLTDEHLRWLAERIPDHEASPKGGRPAADKYKVLQGIFWILDNGAKWKDLPRRFGAKSTVHRWFQIWTHAGVFEEIMRSAGRLVEQRGGYRLYECYIDATFSKARGGGDGIGATKVGKGVKIMVLVDARGLPVAIDTASAGPHESQLVQRLFDFMLTAETPPRLIGDKAYDSDELDEQLAE
- a CDS encoding transposase, which codes for MELIAPHRSNRKLENYTQDGRPLRRYKRRWTVERTIAWIQHFRRLCIRWEKSTTLFQGFLHLGCTMLLLKEVLG
- a CDS encoding tetratricopeptide repeat protein, which gives rise to MQPEEIDALLDEANRLLEDGKPDESLRCLDRVDAQNLESEDRIEWGSLRAWALSEMGRDEEALEAIEPLLEEFPRSARLLATLGVVLSNNEELEDARDALEEALDLVPEDEVALANLALVYEKMRDYEHALELYDRALELGADMDWIMQRRAVALTEMCRYKEAKSTLKRYLSLVPDDAAQWIALGILHSDDEEYEDAFSCYQRAEALDADSPTLRLNWGVTAVKAGNLRLARQQLRLLQHLEPETTRPWLLRAFILEEDGQRTAARVIYERILTRARFKDHGELSYAFEMAMDFFARHRMLPRCERLLTQAYEHNACSVELCDAYREATGEHVQNGYWFSLMIEADYRPGLSEVRERGQHTPRYTRFVRAYQVVARNHDEAVGLVMDFARRMGERNPVLREFVGTEKLEEGFTGIYEVEADSYVFADESS